A region of Bifidobacterium adolescentis ATCC 15703 DNA encodes the following proteins:
- a CDS encoding HRDC domain-containing protein, giving the protein MTDEPKLLAEPREGVPNVIDTLPAFRDYCSELASSHGSLAADAERASGFRYGHEDWLVQFKRDGAGIGLLDPQALAAAGADWNDFNRAVGDAVWILHDSLQDLPGFDELGMEPQRLFDTEIAARLLGLKRFGLAAVTEHFLGLTLAKEHSAADWSYRPLPRDWRNYAALDVELLIELETKMRAELKRQGKMEWAQEEFDYALKEGLGPRKEHLIPWMHVSHITEVMRDRQALAIVRALWTRRDELAREYDIAPTLLLSDSSIIEVAKRKPHNAAQFRSIRSINERVRIHTDSEQDKMFERYAPIQRKIKPSMWKNIIQDALALPPSEWPDVDGGAARRHESQSASAPKSIRVWKERYPERLQVLNRVRKAVSQIAEDTRTPVEIVIKPQYLRNLCWTDEPRKRDVARFLSEQGARDWQVSLVAESVSRAII; this is encoded by the coding sequence TTGACTGATGAGCCGAAGCTGCTGGCGGAACCGCGCGAAGGCGTGCCCAACGTGATCGACACGTTGCCGGCATTCCGTGACTATTGCAGTGAGCTGGCTTCCTCACATGGCTCCCTTGCCGCGGACGCGGAACGCGCATCCGGCTTCCGGTATGGGCATGAGGACTGGTTGGTGCAGTTCAAACGCGACGGAGCCGGCATCGGCCTGCTCGATCCGCAGGCGCTCGCCGCGGCCGGGGCGGATTGGAACGATTTCAACCGTGCCGTCGGAGATGCGGTATGGATTCTGCATGATTCCCTGCAGGATCTTCCGGGATTCGACGAACTCGGCATGGAACCGCAACGGCTGTTCGACACGGAAATCGCCGCGCGTCTGCTGGGATTGAAACGATTCGGACTCGCCGCTGTCACCGAGCATTTTCTTGGACTGACCCTTGCCAAAGAACATTCTGCGGCTGACTGGTCGTATCGTCCGTTGCCCCGCGACTGGCGAAATTACGCGGCGTTGGACGTCGAACTGCTCATCGAGCTTGAAACGAAGATGCGCGCCGAACTCAAACGCCAAGGCAAGATGGAATGGGCTCAGGAAGAGTTCGATTACGCGCTCAAAGAAGGTCTGGGACCACGCAAGGAGCATCTGATTCCCTGGATGCATGTCTCGCACATCACTGAAGTCATGCGTGACCGGCAGGCGCTGGCCATCGTCCGCGCGCTATGGACCCGACGCGACGAACTCGCGCGCGAATACGACATCGCGCCGACCCTGCTATTGTCCGACAGCTCCATTATCGAAGTGGCGAAACGCAAACCACACAACGCTGCGCAATTCCGTTCGATTCGCTCCATCAACGAACGTGTGCGCATCCATACCGATTCCGAACAGGACAAGATGTTCGAACGGTACGCGCCGATTCAACGCAAAATCAAACCGAGCATGTGGAAGAACATCATCCAGGACGCGCTCGCCCTGCCGCCAAGCGAATGGCCGGACGTGGACGGCGGCGCCGCGCGGCGTCATGAATCGCAGTCAGCCTCGGCTCCCAAATCGATTCGCGTGTGGAAGGAACGGTATCCGGAACGTCTGCAAGTGCTCAACAGGGTGCGCAAGGCGGTCTCCCAGATAGCGGAGGACACGCGCACGCCTGTGGAAATCGTCATCAAACCGCAGTATTTGCGTAACCTGTGCTGGACGGACGAACCTCGTAAGCGTGACGTCGCGCGATTCCTCAGCGAACAGGGCGCACGCGACTGGCAGGTCTCCCTAGTT
- the pflA gene encoding pyruvate formate-lyase-activating protein, whose amino-acid sequence MSEHIFRSTTRHMLRDSKDYVNQTLMGGLSGFESPIGLDRLDRIKALKSGDIGFVHSWDINTSVDGPGTRMTVFMSGCPLRCQYCQNPDTWKMRDGKPVYYEAMVKKIERYADLFKATGGGITFSGGESMMQPAFVSRVFHAAKQMGVHTCLDTSGFLGASYTDDMVDDIDLCLLDVKSGDEETYHKVTGGILQPTIDFGQRLAKAGKKIWVRFVLVPGLTSSEENVENVAKICETFGDALEHIDVLPFHQLGRPKWHMLNIPYPLEDQKGPSAAMKQRVVEQFQSHGFTVY is encoded by the coding sequence ATGTCTGAACATATTTTCCGTTCCACGACCAGACACATGCTGAGGGATTCCAAGGACTACGTCAATCAGACGCTGATGGGAGGCCTGTCCGGATTCGAATCGCCAATCGGCTTGGACCGTCTCGACCGCATCAAGGCGTTGAAAAGCGGCGATATCGGTTTCGTGCACTCGTGGGACATCAACACTTCCGTGGATGGTCCTGGCACCAGAATGACCGTGTTCATGAGCGGATGCCCTCTGCGCTGCCAGTACTGCCAGAATCCGGATACTTGGAAGATGCGCGACGGCAAGCCCGTCTACTACGAAGCCATGGTCAAGAAAATCGAGCGGTATGCCGATTTATTCAAGGCCACCGGCGGCGGCATCACTTTCTCCGGCGGCGAATCCATGATGCAGCCGGCTTTCGTGTCACGCGTGTTCCATGCCGCCAAGCAGATGGGAGTGCATACCTGCCTCGACACGTCCGGATTCCTCGGGGCGAGCTACACCGATGACATGGTGGATGACATCGACCTGTGCCTGCTTGACGTCAAATCCGGCGATGAGGAGACCTACCATAAGGTGACCGGCGGCATCCTGCAGCCGACCATCGACTTCGGACAGCGTCTGGCCAAGGCAGGCAAGAAGATCTGGGTGCGTTTCGTGCTCGTGCCGGGCCTCACATCCTCCGAAGAAAACGTCGAGAACGTGGCGAAGATCTGCGAGACCTTCGGCGACGCGTTGGAACATATCGACGTATTGCCCTTCCACCAGCTTGGCCGTCCGAAGTGGCACATGCTGAACATCCCATACCCGTTGGAGGACCAGAAAGGCCCGTCCGCGGCAATGAAACAACGTGTGGTCGAGCAGTTCCAGTCGCACGGCTTCACCGTGTACTAA
- a CDS encoding DUF3000 family protein — protein MADIFDFPRDARNVARADGKEADMGGEAPQTMLMRPQGVPDQVWNAVLSVDRMRRLKGMTYREIPVPNSMANFGIGVALECDETYASGWIMILYSLKFREDWHSHWRCVAFASLPLPDKEDDCLTPGMYWDMMMERLNPNDSEHVSGTVTVTQNTAFGHDPDVPRVGCEIRVSWTPLDYADGGLDAGSQVGQWASFLRSMTQSEEENPVD, from the coding sequence ATGGCAGACATCTTTGATTTTCCACGAGATGCGCGCAACGTGGCGCGCGCCGATGGCAAGGAAGCGGATATGGGCGGCGAAGCCCCACAGACCATGCTTATGCGACCGCAGGGCGTTCCCGACCAAGTCTGGAACGCGGTGCTTTCCGTGGACCGTATGCGGCGTTTGAAAGGCATGACATACCGTGAGATTCCGGTGCCCAATTCCATGGCGAACTTCGGCATCGGCGTCGCGTTGGAATGCGATGAAACATACGCATCCGGCTGGATCATGATCCTGTACTCGCTCAAATTCCGAGAGGACTGGCACTCCCACTGGCGTTGCGTGGCTTTCGCATCCCTGCCACTGCCCGACAAGGAGGACGACTGCCTGACTCCGGGCATGTACTGGGACATGATGATGGAACGTCTCAATCCAAACGATTCCGAACATGTATCCGGCACCGTCACAGTCACCCAAAACACAGCATTCGGCCATGACCCCGACGTGCCCAGGGTGGGCTGCGAGATCCGGGTGTCTTGGACTCCACTAGACTATGCCGATGGAGGCCTTGACGCCGGCTCCCAAGTCGGACAGTGGGCGTCGTTCCTCCGGTCCATGACGCAATCCGAGGAGGAAAACCCCGTTGACTGA